In a genomic window of Microterricola viridarii:
- a CDS encoding GNAT family N-acetyltransferase, translated as MTAVSVRPADPTDAAALAEVAAATFRLACPPQTTEQAIAEFLRDVLSVERFAEYLDDPTRLVLLAEQGGRPVGYTLLVFGDPSDADVAAAVGIRPTVELSKCYVLAEAQGAGVAASLMAATLDAARQRGAAGAWLGVNEQNARAIRFYEKSGFAAVGRKRFLLGGVYENDHVLERAL; from the coding sequence ATGACAGCCGTGAGCGTGCGCCCCGCCGATCCCACGGATGCCGCGGCGCTCGCCGAGGTGGCCGCCGCGACGTTCCGCCTGGCCTGCCCGCCCCAGACGACCGAGCAGGCGATCGCCGAGTTTCTGCGCGACGTGCTCTCGGTCGAGCGCTTCGCGGAGTACCTCGATGATCCGACCCGGCTCGTGCTGCTCGCCGAGCAGGGCGGGCGGCCCGTCGGCTACACCCTCCTCGTCTTCGGGGACCCGAGCGACGCCGACGTGGCCGCGGCGGTCGGCATCCGCCCCACCGTCGAGCTCAGCAAGTGCTACGTGTTGGCCGAGGCGCAGGGGGCCGGCGTCGCCGCCTCGCTGATGGCGGCCACCCTCGACGCCGCCCGGCAGCGCGGGGCTGCCGGCGCCTGGCTCGGCGTCAACGAGCAGAACGCGCGGGCGATCCGCTTCTACGAGAAGAGCGGCTTCGCCGCCGTCGGCCGCAAGCGGTTTCTGCTCGGCGGCGTGTACGAGAACGACCACGTGCTGGAGCGGGCGCTCTAG
- the aceB gene encoding malate synthase A — MNTTATLTEPRPTTASVPTFPAHDPRIEVIGEMGPRYAEILTPEALRFLAALHDRFAGIRHDRLAARLQTRVDAANGRDPKFLPETAHIRAEPGWRVAGPGPGLEDRRVEITGPTDRKMAINALNSGAKVWLADQEDATSPTWQNVIEGQLSLLDALAGTLSYTSPEGKEYTVTHDIGGPDTPTIVMRPRGWHLVEKHLRFHDRAGRSMSASGSLVDFGLYFFHNATRLIELGSGPYFYLPKLEGHLEARLWNDIFGFAQDYIHIQRGTIRATVLIETIQAAFEMEEILYELREHCAGLNAGRWDYIFSIIKTFRSRGRRFVLPDRKQITMTVPFMRAYTELLVATCHKRGAYAIGGMSAFIPNRRDPEITERALEQVAADKRREATDGFDGTWVAHPDLIPTARAEFDLAFGERNNQLHRTRSEVSVTAAQLLDIGSIGGQVTESGVYGNVAIALRYIESWLRGIGAAAIDNLMEDAATAEISRSQVWQWVHENTVTAEGRRIDRAWLGEVLAQVAGGLTRFDGDRFDDAVEIFTTVALEAEFPTFLTVGAYARFL; from the coding sequence ATGAACACGACCGCAACACTCACGGAGCCCCGGCCGACGACCGCGTCCGTGCCCACCTTCCCCGCGCACGACCCGCGCATCGAGGTCATCGGCGAGATGGGCCCGCGCTACGCGGAGATCCTGACCCCGGAGGCGCTGCGCTTCCTCGCCGCGCTGCACGACCGCTTCGCCGGCATCCGCCACGACCGGCTCGCCGCCCGCCTGCAGACCCGGGTGGACGCGGCCAACGGCCGTGACCCGAAGTTCCTGCCCGAGACCGCGCACATCCGCGCCGAGCCCGGCTGGCGGGTCGCCGGCCCCGGCCCCGGCCTCGAAGACCGCCGGGTCGAGATCACCGGGCCGACCGACCGCAAGATGGCGATCAACGCGCTGAACTCGGGCGCGAAGGTCTGGCTCGCCGACCAGGAGGACGCCACCAGTCCCACCTGGCAGAACGTGATCGAGGGGCAGCTGAGCCTGCTCGATGCGCTCGCCGGCACGCTCAGCTACACCAGCCCGGAGGGCAAGGAATACACGGTCACGCACGACATCGGCGGGCCGGACACCCCGACGATCGTGATGCGGCCGCGCGGCTGGCACCTGGTCGAGAAGCACCTGCGCTTCCACGACCGGGCGGGCCGCTCGATGAGCGCCTCCGGCAGCCTGGTCGACTTCGGGCTGTACTTCTTCCACAACGCCACCCGGCTGATCGAGCTCGGCAGCGGTCCGTACTTCTACCTGCCCAAGCTCGAGGGGCACCTCGAGGCGCGGCTGTGGAACGACATCTTCGGCTTCGCGCAGGACTACATCCACATCCAGCGCGGCACCATCCGGGCGACGGTGCTGATCGAGACGATCCAGGCCGCGTTCGAGATGGAGGAGATCCTCTACGAGCTGCGCGAGCACTGCGCCGGGCTGAACGCCGGCCGCTGGGACTACATCTTCTCCATCATCAAGACGTTCCGCTCGCGCGGGCGCCGCTTCGTGCTCCCCGACCGCAAACAGATCACGATGACGGTGCCGTTCATGCGGGCGTACACCGAGCTGCTCGTCGCCACCTGCCACAAGCGCGGCGCCTATGCGATCGGCGGCATGAGCGCGTTCATCCCGAACCGGCGCGACCCCGAGATCACCGAGCGCGCCCTGGAGCAGGTCGCCGCCGACAAGCGCCGCGAGGCCACCGACGGCTTCGACGGCACCTGGGTCGCCCACCCCGACCTCATCCCGACGGCGCGCGCCGAGTTCGACCTGGCCTTCGGGGAACGCAACAACCAGTTGCACCGCACGCGTTCCGAGGTGAGCGTCACCGCCGCGCAGCTGCTCGACATCGGCTCCATCGGCGGGCAGGTGACCGAGTCGGGCGTCTACGGCAACGTCGCCATCGCGCTGCGCTACATCGAGTCGTGGCTGCGCGGCATCGGAGCGGCCGCCATCGACAACCTGATGGAGGACGCGGCGACCGCCGAGATCTCCCGCTCGCAGGTCTGGCAGTGGGTGCACGAGAACACCGTGACCGCCGAGGGTCGCCGCATCGACCGGGCCTGGCTCGGCGAGGTGCTGGCGCAGGTCGCAGGCGGGCTCACCCGCTTCGACGGCGACCGCTTCGACGACGCCGTCGAGATCTTCACCACGGTGGCGCTGGAGGCGGAGTTCCCGACGTTCCTCACGGTCGGGGCGTACGCCCGGTTCCTCTGA
- the aceA gene encoding isocitrate lyase: MTHASTSPEAFPQSARAGDQTQTAEQLELEWAADPRWEGIRRDYTAADVIALRGPVREERTLARRGAEKLWGEIQNNGTPDEPRWVAALGALTGNQAVQQVRAGLKAIYLSGWQVAADANLSGQTYPDQSLYPANSVPAVVRRINNALLRAGQIEFAEGDPSTPTGSADGEPIDWMAPIVADAEAGFGGPLNAYELMASMIEAGAAGVHWEDQLASEKKCGHMGGKVLVPTGQHIRTLNAARLAADVAGVPSIVIARTDSLAATLITSDHDERDKPFITGERTAEGFYHVQNGIEPVIARGLAYAPYADLIWVESAEPDLELARRFAEAIHAEFPGKRLAYNCSPSFNWKRHLNDEQIATFQRDLAALGYAFQFITLAGFHSLNHSMFTLAQDYGTRHMSAYVQLQEAEFASEASGYTATRHQREVGTGYFDRIATALNPDSATLALVGSTEAEQF; the protein is encoded by the coding sequence ATGACGCACGCCAGCACCAGCCCCGAGGCGTTCCCCCAGTCGGCACGGGCCGGGGATCAGACGCAGACCGCCGAACAGCTCGAACTCGAGTGGGCGGCCGACCCGCGCTGGGAGGGCATCCGCCGCGACTATACCGCCGCCGATGTGATCGCGCTGCGCGGCCCGGTCCGGGAGGAGCGCACGCTCGCCCGGCGCGGCGCCGAGAAGCTCTGGGGCGAGATCCAGAACAACGGCACGCCGGACGAGCCCCGCTGGGTGGCCGCCCTCGGCGCGCTGACCGGCAACCAGGCGGTGCAGCAGGTGCGGGCCGGCCTCAAGGCGATCTACCTCTCCGGCTGGCAGGTCGCTGCCGACGCCAACCTCTCGGGGCAGACCTACCCCGACCAGTCGCTCTACCCGGCCAACTCGGTTCCGGCGGTCGTGCGCCGCATCAACAACGCGCTGCTGCGTGCCGGGCAGATCGAGTTCGCCGAGGGGGACCCCTCGACGCCGACAGGCTCAGCCGACGGGGAGCCCATCGACTGGATGGCGCCGATCGTCGCCGACGCCGAGGCCGGCTTCGGCGGACCGCTGAACGCCTATGAGCTGATGGCGTCGATGATCGAGGCCGGGGCGGCCGGCGTGCACTGGGAGGACCAGCTGGCCAGCGAGAAGAAGTGCGGCCACATGGGCGGCAAGGTGCTCGTGCCCACCGGCCAGCACATCCGCACCCTCAACGCGGCCCGCCTGGCCGCGGATGTCGCCGGCGTGCCGTCCATCGTCATCGCCCGCACCGACTCGCTCGCCGCCACGCTCATCACCAGCGACCACGACGAGCGCGACAAGCCGTTCATCACGGGGGAGCGCACAGCCGAGGGCTTCTACCACGTGCAGAACGGCATCGAGCCGGTCATCGCCCGCGGCCTCGCCTACGCACCGTACGCCGACCTCATCTGGGTGGAGAGCGCCGAGCCGGACCTCGAGCTCGCCCGCCGCTTCGCCGAGGCGATCCACGCCGAGTTCCCCGGCAAGCGCCTCGCCTACAACTGCTCGCCGTCGTTCAACTGGAAGCGCCACCTGAACGACGAGCAGATCGCCACCTTCCAGCGCGACCTCGCCGCCCTCGGCTACGCCTTCCAGTTCATCACGCTGGCCGGGTTCCACTCGCTCAACCACTCCATGTTCACGCTCGCCCAGGACTACGGCACGCGGCACATGAGTGCATATGTCCAGCTGCAGGAGGCCGAGTTCGCCTCGGAAGCCTCCGGCTACACCGCAACCCGCCACCAGCGGGAGGTCGGCACCGGCTACTTCGACCGGATCGCCACGGCGCTCAACCCAGACAGCGCCACCCTTGCCCTCGTCGGATCGACCGAGGCCGAACAGTTCTAA
- a CDS encoding ABC transporter ATP-binding protein, with amino-acid sequence MTSTTAAMEVPVTVLDDHANASASRAQSRTGAIELRGISKYYGDTAAVNDLSLDIAAGEFISLLGPSGCGKTTTLRMIAGFEHPDAGDILISGQSVLGEPPYRRNVNTVFQAYALFPHMSIAENVAYGLQQKRTPKAEIRERVAEALDMVQMRRFADRKPTQLSGGQQQRVALARALVNRPAVLLLDEPLGALDRQLREEMQLELKLLQSRLGITFVFVTHDQGEALSMSDRIAIMRDGHIEQLADADTIYAAPATAYVAGFVGQQNFLTGTIVGDEPGATMLQSAHGLLRAARIASGTPRLRVGAAAQAAVRPEFVQINARSGGAHAASTGEGVGGADGSNRVAGTLIGVSHLGETMQYLVQLGGTGTATQSLLARRPTPEAPRLAIGDDVWCSWSPDSVILFAADELPDTAHVEPPTLSPVLATPAPATPAPATPLEDHS; translated from the coding sequence ATGACCTCTACGACTGCAGCTATGGAGGTGCCGGTGACCGTTCTCGACGACCATGCAAATGCGAGTGCGTCACGCGCGCAGAGCCGCACCGGGGCCATCGAGCTGAGGGGCATCAGCAAGTACTACGGCGACACGGCAGCAGTCAACGATCTGAGCCTCGACATCGCGGCCGGCGAGTTCATCTCGCTGCTCGGGCCCTCCGGCTGCGGCAAGACCACGACGCTGCGCATGATCGCCGGCTTCGAGCACCCGGATGCCGGCGACATCCTCATCTCGGGCCAGAGCGTGCTCGGCGAGCCGCCGTACCGCCGCAACGTCAACACGGTCTTCCAGGCGTACGCGCTGTTCCCGCACATGAGCATCGCCGAGAACGTCGCCTACGGGTTGCAGCAGAAGCGCACCCCGAAGGCCGAGATCCGCGAGCGGGTGGCCGAGGCCCTCGACATGGTGCAGATGCGCCGCTTCGCCGACCGCAAGCCGACGCAGCTCTCTGGCGGCCAGCAGCAGCGCGTCGCGCTGGCCCGCGCCCTCGTCAACCGGCCGGCCGTGCTGCTGCTCGACGAGCCGCTCGGCGCGCTCGACCGGCAGCTGCGCGAGGAGATGCAGCTGGAGCTCAAGCTGCTGCAGTCCCGCCTCGGCATCACCTTCGTCTTCGTCACGCACGACCAGGGTGAGGCGCTCTCGATGAGCGACCGGATCGCGATCATGCGCGACGGGCACATCGAGCAGCTCGCCGACGCCGACACCATCTACGCCGCACCGGCCACGGCCTACGTCGCCGGCTTCGTCGGCCAGCAGAACTTCCTCACCGGCACCATCGTCGGCGACGAGCCGGGCGCCACCATGCTGCAGAGCGCACACGGCCTGCTGCGGGCGGCGAGAATCGCCTCCGGCACGCCCCGGCTCCGGGTCGGTGCCGCCGCGCAGGCGGCCGTGCGCCCCGAGTTCGTGCAGATCAACGCCCGCTCGGGCGGCGCGCATGCCGCATCCACCGGCGAGGGCGTGGGCGGAGCAGACGGCTCCAACCGGGTCGCCGGCACGCTCATCGGCGTCTCCCACCTCGGCGAGACGATGCAGTACCTCGTGCAGCTCGGCGGCACCGGCACCGCGACGCAGAGCCTGCTCGCCCGCCGGCCCACCCCCGAGGCGCCGCGGCTCGCCATCGGCGACGACGTCTGGTGCTCCTGGAGCCCGGACTCCGTCATCCTCTTCGCCGCCGACGAGCTGCCAGACACTGCGCACGTCGAGCCGCCGACTCTTTCCCCCGTACTGGCAACCCCTGCACCGGCAACCCCTGCACCGGCAACCCCCTTGGAGGACCACTCATGA
- a CDS encoding extracellular solute-binding protein, whose amino-acid sequence MTAERSPLRILASSSAAPIIARELSRRRFLSFAAAAGGTLFLAACSSPGSNAGSSAQASGGPLEDKLSIYTWGDYDAPSVLEEFTSTLGPAITLDSFASNEEMISKLVAAKGTSGYDIIVPTGPFIPQMIENGLLTKLNRDLIPNIQYMDPAFLGQDWDSGNVYTICKAWGTTGFVYDKTVITRELTSWDDFIDAAQNEASGKTSLLDDPAPLAGIYFWSNGIDWMTTDPAELDACENFLVNELAPHVTAFDSYPGGAAIPQATHALMQVWNGDARIGIQESPDPERWQWVLGAPDTELWMDNWAIAAGAPHPEAAHAFINFVLTPENSLAELDYIGYHTGALDIQAAAEDAGIEMLDLVFFSPEQIATMHTGKVTEAQQRIVDIWNNTKAAAGA is encoded by the coding sequence ATGACCGCTGAACGTTCCCCCCTGCGCATTCTCGCCAGCTCATCCGCGGCCCCGATCATCGCCCGCGAGCTCAGCCGCCGGCGCTTCCTCAGCTTCGCCGCCGCCGCGGGCGGCACCCTGTTCCTGGCCGCGTGCAGCAGCCCGGGCAGCAACGCGGGCAGCAGCGCCCAGGCCTCCGGCGGCCCGCTCGAGGACAAGCTCTCCATCTACACCTGGGGCGACTACGACGCCCCGAGCGTGCTCGAGGAGTTCACGTCGACGCTCGGCCCGGCCATCACCCTGGACTCCTTCGCCTCCAACGAGGAGATGATCTCCAAGCTCGTCGCGGCCAAGGGCACCAGCGGCTACGACATCATCGTGCCGACCGGCCCGTTCATCCCGCAGATGATCGAGAACGGCCTGCTCACCAAGCTCAACCGCGACCTCATCCCGAACATCCAGTACATGGACCCGGCCTTCCTCGGCCAGGACTGGGATTCCGGCAACGTGTACACCATCTGCAAGGCCTGGGGAACGACCGGCTTCGTCTACGACAAGACCGTCATCACGCGCGAGCTCACCAGCTGGGACGACTTCATTGACGCCGCCCAGAACGAGGCCAGCGGCAAGACCTCGCTGCTGGACGACCCGGCCCCGCTGGCCGGCATCTACTTCTGGTCCAACGGCATCGACTGGATGACGACCGACCCCGCCGAGCTCGACGCCTGCGAGAACTTCCTCGTCAACGAGCTCGCCCCGCACGTCACCGCCTTCGACTCCTACCCCGGCGGCGCCGCGATCCCGCAGGCGACGCACGCCCTCATGCAGGTCTGGAACGGCGACGCCCGCATCGGAATTCAGGAGAGCCCCGACCCGGAGCGCTGGCAGTGGGTGCTCGGAGCCCCCGACACCGAGCTCTGGATGGACAACTGGGCGATCGCCGCCGGCGCGCCGCACCCGGAGGCCGCGCACGCCTTCATCAACTTCGTGCTCACCCCGGAGAACTCACTCGCCGAGCTGGACTACATCGGCTACCACACCGGCGCGCTCGACATCCAGGCGGCGGCTGAGGATGCCGGCATCGAGATGCTCGACCTGGTCTTCTTCTCCCCCGAGCAGATCGCCACGATGCACACCGGCAAGGTCACCGAGGCCCAGCAGCGCATCGTCGACATCTGGAACAACACCAAGGCCGCAGCGGGCGCTTGA
- a CDS encoding ABC transporter permease, whose protein sequence is MASPSAPRRLPAPLLAFPAWAWLLFFFVAPVGMVLWFSFGYKPGIFGTHANDVLSFDRYIEALSPTFFATFVNTLWVGLAGTALCLVIGGPVAYWMAVKAPMNRRGLLLALVMVPFWTNFLVRTIGWQVILAPEGWLSTLLQAVGLQEGPLELLYTRTAVLIGVVYNYLPLMILPLFVAFDRVGGSLREASKDLGANRIRTFTQVTVPLAQPGIIAGVLLVFIPLMGDYITATVLGGAKGNMIGQLVASQFQTAQNWALGSAMAVLLILVIALTVAAGALLLWLLTWPARSRRRLVLGDAS, encoded by the coding sequence ATGGCAAGCCCCTCCGCCCCGCGCCGGCTGCCGGCGCCGCTCCTGGCATTCCCGGCCTGGGCCTGGCTGCTCTTCTTCTTCGTCGCGCCCGTCGGCATGGTGCTCTGGTTCAGCTTCGGCTACAAGCCGGGCATCTTCGGCACGCACGCCAACGACGTGCTCTCGTTCGACCGCTACATCGAGGCGCTCTCGCCCACGTTCTTCGCCACCTTCGTCAACACGCTCTGGGTGGGGCTGGCCGGCACGGCGCTCTGCCTGGTGATCGGCGGGCCCGTGGCGTACTGGATGGCGGTGAAGGCGCCGATGAACCGGCGCGGGCTGCTGCTGGCGCTCGTCATGGTGCCGTTCTGGACCAACTTCCTGGTGCGCACGATCGGCTGGCAGGTGATCCTCGCGCCCGAGGGCTGGCTGTCGACGCTGCTGCAGGCCGTCGGCCTGCAGGAGGGGCCGCTTGAGCTGCTCTACACCCGCACCGCCGTGCTCATCGGCGTCGTCTACAACTATCTGCCGCTGATGATCCTGCCCCTCTTCGTCGCCTTCGACCGGGTGGGCGGCTCCCTCCGCGAGGCCAGCAAGGACCTGGGCGCGAACCGCATCCGCACCTTCACCCAGGTCACCGTGCCACTGGCCCAGCCCGGCATCATCGCCGGCGTGCTGCTCGTCTTCATCCCGTTGATGGGTGACTACATCACCGCGACGGTGCTCGGCGGCGCGAAGGGCAACATGATCGGCCAGTTGGTGGCCAGCCAGTTCCAGACAGCGCAGAACTGGGCGCTCGGCTCAGCGATGGCCGTGCTGCTGATCCTGGTGATCGCGCTCACCGTCGCCGCCGGGGCGCTGCTGCTCTGGCTGCTGACCTGGCCGGCCCGTTCCCGTCGACGCCTGGTGTTGGGAGACGCATCATGA
- a CDS encoding ABC transporter permease codes for MTELHATRAIAVAEGSRSRSRFRTRRSAADIGLTVWSIAVFLFLFAPIIVIIAYSFNVGRLLVSWDHFGFDSFAAIVTKPAIRDAVLVSIRTGAVAALLATALGTLAGIAMARRPGKWVFWFIGLLLLVSVTPEIVDAVALLPWLVFLGQDLGLGIFSDGIVRLVIGHSLFSTAIVAYIVRARLVGLDAQLEEASADLYAPPLRTFWRVTLPLALPAVLAGGLLSFTLSLDNTIVAAFVQVSGTTPWPVYVLSALRSGLRPEIAAVSTIMLLLTLFALAMVAVVLRRAGDSATQIARTMAGS; via the coding sequence ATGACCGAGTTGCATGCCACCCGCGCCATCGCGGTCGCCGAGGGGTCCCGCTCGCGGAGCCGGTTCCGCACCCGGCGCTCGGCCGCCGACATCGGCCTCACCGTCTGGAGCATCGCGGTCTTCCTGTTCTTGTTCGCGCCGATCATCGTGATCATCGCCTACTCGTTCAACGTGGGCCGGCTGCTCGTCTCCTGGGATCACTTCGGCTTCGACTCGTTCGCCGCGATCGTCACGAAGCCGGCGATCCGGGATGCCGTCCTGGTGTCGATCCGCACGGGCGCCGTCGCCGCGCTGCTCGCGACCGCGCTCGGCACGCTGGCCGGCATCGCCATGGCCCGGCGCCCCGGCAAGTGGGTGTTCTGGTTCATCGGGCTGCTGCTGCTCGTCTCGGTCACCCCGGAGATCGTGGATGCCGTCGCGCTGCTGCCCTGGCTCGTCTTCCTCGGCCAGGACCTCGGCCTCGGCATCTTCAGCGACGGCATTGTGCGCCTCGTCATCGGCCACTCCCTGTTCTCCACGGCGATCGTCGCGTACATCGTGCGGGCCAGGCTCGTCGGCCTGGACGCACAGCTCGAGGAGGCATCCGCTGACCTGTACGCTCCGCCGCTGCGCACCTTCTGGCGGGTCACCCTGCCGCTCGCGCTGCCCGCCGTGCTCGCCGGCGGCCTGCTCTCGTTCACGCTCAGCCTCGACAACACCATCGTCGCGGCCTTCGTGCAGGTGTCCGGAACGACGCCGTGGCCGGTCTACGTGCTGAGCGCTCTGCGCAGCGGGCTCCGGCCCGAGATCGCCGCCGTGTCGACGATCATGCTGCTGCTCACCCTCTTCGCCCTCGCCATGGTGGCCGTCGTGCTGCGGCGTGCCGGCGACTCCGCCACGCAGATCGCCCGCACCATGGCGGGAAGCTAG
- a CDS encoding amidohydrolase, producing the protein MTSTDADLVFSGGTVFTANTVRATASAVAVRGGRIIAVGHEEVRELIGPHTELVNLAGRLLVPGFQDAHVHPVWGGLDLMRCNLADVNTRTEYRSLIAEHARDNPDTEWILGGGWSMSVFPGGTPLASDLDDIVGDRPAFLTNRDGHGAWVSSRALQLAGIDRDTPDPADGRIERLADGTPSGTLHEGAMNLVNRLLPKVGAAGMREALLTGQAYLHSHGVTAWQDAIVGSYGDADDPAPSYLAAARSGELTGRVVGALWWDRSRGLEQIEELVARRAEVHSGRFAATSVKVMQDGVAENFTASMLEPYSDGHGHPSDNSGISFVPPEILNEAVPLLDELGFQMHFHAIGDRAVRECLDAVAVAVARNGRNDNRHHIAHLQVVHPEDVPRFRELGVAANMQSFWATLEPQMVDLTLPFLGPTRSAWQYPFGDLLRSGAVLAAGSDWSVSTPNPLAAIHTAVNRQAAPGYEEGDYEPFLPEQAIDLASSLTAYTAGSAWVNHLDDITGTIEVGKFADLAVLSRDPFAGPQEEIGLTTVEQTFIEGERVFGV; encoded by the coding sequence ATGACCAGTACCGACGCCGACCTCGTCTTCTCCGGCGGCACGGTCTTCACCGCCAATACCGTGCGCGCCACGGCGAGCGCCGTCGCGGTCCGCGGCGGGCGCATCATCGCCGTTGGGCATGAGGAGGTGCGCGAGCTGATCGGCCCGCACACCGAGCTGGTGAACCTGGCCGGCCGCCTGCTCGTGCCCGGTTTCCAGGACGCGCACGTGCACCCGGTCTGGGGCGGGCTCGACCTCATGCGCTGCAACCTGGCCGACGTCAACACGCGCACCGAGTACCGCTCGCTCATCGCCGAGCACGCCCGCGACAACCCAGACACCGAGTGGATCCTGGGCGGCGGCTGGAGCATGTCGGTGTTCCCGGGCGGCACTCCCCTGGCATCCGACTTGGACGACATCGTCGGCGACCGGCCCGCCTTCCTGACCAACCGCGACGGCCACGGCGCCTGGGTCAGCTCGCGCGCCCTGCAGCTGGCCGGCATCGACCGCGACACCCCGGACCCGGCCGACGGCCGCATCGAGCGGCTCGCCGACGGCACGCCGTCCGGCACACTGCACGAGGGCGCGATGAACCTGGTGAACCGGCTGCTGCCGAAGGTGGGCGCCGCCGGCATGCGCGAGGCGCTGCTCACCGGGCAGGCCTACTTGCACTCGCACGGGGTGACGGCCTGGCAGGATGCCATTGTCGGCAGCTACGGCGATGCCGACGACCCGGCCCCGAGCTACCTCGCGGCGGCCCGCTCCGGCGAGCTGACCGGGCGCGTTGTCGGGGCGCTCTGGTGGGATCGCAGCCGCGGCCTGGAGCAGATCGAGGAGTTGGTGGCGCGGCGGGCCGAGGTGCACTCTGGCCGCTTCGCCGCGACCAGTGTCAAGGTGATGCAGGACGGCGTCGCCGAGAACTTCACCGCGTCGATGCTCGAGCCGTACTCCGACGGGCACGGGCACCCGAGCGACAACTCGGGCATCAGCTTCGTGCCGCCCGAGATCTTGAACGAGGCCGTCCCGCTGCTCGACGAGCTCGGCTTCCAGATGCACTTCCACGCCATCGGCGACCGCGCCGTGCGGGAGTGCCTGGACGCAGTCGCCGTCGCCGTCGCGCGGAACGGACGCAACGACAACCGCCACCACATCGCGCACCTGCAGGTCGTGCACCCCGAGGATGTGCCGCGGTTCCGCGAGCTCGGCGTCGCCGCCAACATGCAGTCGTTCTGGGCGACGCTGGAGCCGCAGATGGTCGACCTCACGCTGCCGTTCCTCGGGCCGACCCGCTCCGCCTGGCAGTACCCCTTCGGCGACCTGCTCCGCTCCGGCGCCGTGCTGGCCGCCGGCAGCGACTGGTCGGTGTCCACGCCGAACCCGCTCGCGGCCATCCACACGGCCGTGAACCGCCAGGCGGCGCCCGGCTATGAGGAGGGCGACTACGAGCCGTTCCTGCCGGAGCAGGCGATCGACCTGGCCAGCTCGCTCACCGCGTACACGGCCGGCTCGGCCTGGGTGAACCACTTGGACGACATCACCGGCACGATCGAGGTGGGCAAGTTCGCCGACCTCGCCGTGCTCAGCCGCGACCCGTTCGCCGGGCCCCAGGAGGAGATCGGCCTCACCACGGTCGAGCAGACCTTCATCGAGGGCGAGCGCGTCTTCGGCGTCTAG